One Flavobacterium sp. 90 DNA segment encodes these proteins:
- a CDS encoding AraC family transcriptional regulator has product MTKRLSLLIYLFLAYNLYSQKTAVAIPDTIQNKDYDYLFERIEDSQNNSKIQSLYLKSFLYKAKSEENTEEIINGYKNYLHYSKDNLKLVYADSMIYTAKQTGDNALIGSAYLTKGIAYYGMKQHKSALDNYLIANKFISQTRNEYLVHKVKYNIAHIKYYLGFYNEAISLFKECMGYFKDNNPRPYLNSIHSLGLCYNRIGNYGLCTEMNKKGLAEGKRLSNNEMDIYFTHLEGINQYFKGNYQTSIEKIKSVISALREAKDFANESVGYFYIGKSYWKLDKFEMALPYFKKVDKIFVDKKYIRPDLIENYQLLIDYYKSKKDLNKQLYYIKRMLTADSILDNRYQYLTGRIYNDYDSQKILKEMKNVQYSLELRKYNDLIFASIVAGLLIALSFIVYCYRRNKIKYRQNFMELMKKNEETKVVDNKTPTNSIEDISQDTISSLLLKLEKFEKEKKFLEKNVTLAKLAVSFNTNINYLYKIVYHFRGKKFTDYVNDLKIDYIINLMKQDKMFRNYTNKALAEEIGFSTTQRFANAFYARTGISTAYFIKEIKKADEVNKK; this is encoded by the coding sequence ATGACCAAAAGACTTTCTTTACTAATTTATCTTTTTCTTGCATACAATCTTTATAGCCAGAAAACAGCAGTTGCAATTCCTGATACAATACAAAATAAAGATTATGACTATCTTTTTGAACGTATCGAGGATTCACAAAACAATTCCAAAATCCAGTCTCTATACTTAAAATCTTTTCTTTATAAAGCTAAATCCGAAGAGAATACTGAAGAGATTATAAACGGATATAAAAACTATCTTCATTACTCCAAAGACAATTTAAAGCTGGTCTACGCAGATAGTATGATTTATACAGCGAAACAAACGGGTGATAATGCTTTAATCGGTTCTGCCTATTTAACCAAAGGGATTGCTTACTATGGCATGAAACAACATAAATCTGCTCTGGACAATTACTTAATTGCAAATAAATTCATTTCACAAACCCGCAATGAATATTTAGTTCATAAAGTGAAATATAATATTGCTCATATTAAATACTATTTAGGCTTCTATAATGAGGCTATTTCCTTGTTTAAAGAATGTATGGGCTATTTCAAGGATAATAATCCAAGACCATATTTAAACTCAATCCATTCACTTGGACTTTGTTATAATAGAATTGGAAATTATGGATTGTGTACAGAAATGAACAAAAAAGGGCTCGCAGAAGGAAAAAGGTTGTCCAATAATGAAATGGACATTTATTTTACTCACTTGGAAGGTATTAATCAATATTTCAAGGGCAACTATCAAACTTCAATTGAGAAAATTAAGTCTGTTATAAGCGCTCTTAGGGAGGCAAAGGATTTTGCCAATGAATCTGTAGGATATTTTTATATAGGTAAAAGTTACTGGAAGCTTGATAAGTTTGAAATGGCATTACCCTATTTTAAGAAAGTCGACAAAATTTTTGTTGACAAAAAATACATTCGTCCTGATCTAATCGAAAATTATCAGTTATTAATTGATTACTACAAATCAAAAAAAGACCTTAACAAACAGCTTTATTATATAAAAAGAATGCTTACAGCAGATAGCATTCTTGATAATCGATATCAATATTTAACCGGTAGAATCTACAATGATTATGACAGTCAGAAAATATTGAAGGAAATGAAAAATGTTCAATATTCACTTGAATTAAGGAAATATAATGACTTAATTTTTGCTTCTATTGTTGCCGGATTATTAATTGCTTTATCATTCATTGTATACTGTTATAGAAGAAATAAGATTAAATACAGACAAAACTTTATGGAGTTAATGAAAAAAAATGAAGAAACGAAAGTAGTAGATAACAAAACTCCCACTAACAGCATCGAAGACATCAGCCAGGATACTATCTCGTCGCTTCTTTTAAAACTGGAGAAATTTGAAAAGGAGAAAAAGTTTTTGGAAAAAAATGTAACTCTGGCAAAACTTGCGGTTTCCTTTAATACCAATATTAATTATTTATATAAAATAGTATATCATTTCCGTGGAAAAAAATTTACCGATTATGTAAATGATCTAAAAATAGATTACATTATTAACCTTATGAAACAAGACAAAATGTTTCGCAATTATACCAATAAGGCCCTTGCAGAGGAAATAGGTTTTAGCACCACACAGCGCTTTGCGAACGCTTTCTATGCTAGGACCGGCATAAGTACCGCTTATTTTATTAAAGAAATAAAGAAAGCAGATGAGGTAAATAAAAAATAA